Genomic DNA from Hymenobacter jejuensis:
CATATCTATTTTGCCACAGAGTGTGACGAAAGCGAGAAACGCTCGGGTCAAAGTAAAGAGCTTACCAGCGACTAGTCCCCTCCGCAGAGAGCAATTATCCGCCAGCACGTAGCCAAACGTCAGGCAGTGAGTGGCACGAGGCTCCCGACCACCTGCCGGATCGCGTTGAGGTCCACGGCGGGGCTCGCGCCTAGTTCTTCGGACCACGTCGCCGCTGGTTCATCCGCACCGAAGAGGGCCCGGGTAAAGCGCGGGTACAGCAATTGCGCTAACAGACCCTGCGCTAACGTTTGGCTCTCTGCGTCCGCTACACCCAACCGTTCGTGGAGGAAGTGTGCCACCCGCGCTTGCACGTTCTCAAACATGGCTTCGTGCAGGCGCACGGCTCCCTGTGGAAACCGCTCGGCTTCGGTGATGGCCAGCCGGAAGAGGCGTATTGGCTTGCTCGACAGCACAGTTTCGAGAAAGCGGGCACAAAACAGCACCAAGGCCTGCCCGGGGTCGTGGGCGTAGTCGGCCGGTCCTTTCAAGTGGTCGAGCTGCAAGTCCAGCACCAGGTCGAAAACGGCCAGAAATAGGTCTTCCTTGCGGACGAAGTGAGCATAGAGCGTGCGTTTGGTTGTGCCGGCATGTGCGGCAATGCGGTCCATCGACGCCCGCTCGAAGCCGGTTTCCAAAAACACCGCCTTGGCGGCGTGTAGCATATGCGTCCGCAGCTCGGACCCGCGTTTGGCCATTTCTTTTATATCTACGAAGGCTCGGCGATACGCCAACCCCATTGCAAAAATCGAATTTCCCATCCGGATACGCACTATCTCTTCTCTGCACGCTATTTTCTAGCTGGGCTCTTATTCTATGTCGTATGTTTTTATCAGTGCCACATTAAATATACTATACCGTATAGTATATTTGTCAACCATTATCATCTTCTATCTTTTCGCCATGAAAATCATCGTAACAGGTTCGCTAGGGCACATCAGCGAGCCGCTCACCAAGGACTTAGTTGCCAAAGGCCACGCCGTGACGGTCATTAGCAGCAAAGCCGAAAGAAAAGCCGCCATCGAAGCTCTGGGTGCGACTGCCGCCATCGGCTCCCTAGAAGACGCTTCGTTTCTGGCTGCCACCTTTGCCGGCGCCGAAGCTGTGTATGCAATGGTGCCGCCCAATATGGCCGCTCCCGATGTATTGGCCTATTATCGGAACGTGGGCCACAGCTACGCTCAGGCCCTTGAACAGGCGGGTGTGCAACGGGTGGTGCACCTGAGCAGCTGGGGCGCCGATTTGGACCGAGGCACAGGCTTCATTCTCGGTTCGCATGAAGTTGAGGGCATGTTGGATAAGCTGCCCAATGTTGCGCTGACGCACCTGCGCGCTGGTTCCTTTTATTACAACCTGTTCGGCTTTGTGGGCATGATAAAAGGAATGGGCCTGATTGGCTCCAACTACGGCGGCGACGATAAAATTGTATGGGCCCACCCCCAAGACATTGCGGCGGCTGCGGCCGAAGAACTAACCAGAGCCGCGACAACCGGCACAACGGTTCGTTACGTAGCCAGCGACGAGCGCACGGCCACCGAAACCGCGCAGGCCCTGGGCGCTGCCATTGGCAAGCCGGATCTGCAATGGCTGACTTTCTCCGACGAACAAACCCAACAGGGCCTAGAACAAGCGGGCATTCCGGCCCACATTGCCGCCAACTACGTGGAATTGGGAGCCAGCATTCACAACGGCACGCTACGGCAGGACTACGACCGGCACCAGCCCCACGTGATGGGCACCGTAAAAGTGGAGGACTTCGCGCGGGAATTTGCAGCTGCGTTTTAGCCCCGGCCCGTTGTAGAATGGTCTTCCGTCAGGTTTGCGACACCGGACGTCCAAAATTCAAATACTTAATAATCAATCACTTATAAACAAAGTCATTACGCCCGCAAGGTCATCCGGACCAGGTATTGACCTTGCTCGTCTTCGTCCAGGAAATCGACTTCGTAACCGGCGGCTTCGGCGTAATCCTGTAGGATGGTGGCGTCGGCAAACAGCCATTGGAAGGTAGGTCCGGCCTCGTCGCCGTAGCTCATGGTGTATTCCACTTCGCCGTAATACGGACCGTTGAGATTCAGGACCAGCGCGCCTTCTTCGTCTTCGTAGAGGTAGGAAATGTCGGAGGAAGTGGCCAGAATCTGGCCGCCGGGTGCCAGCAGCTTGTGGGCATGAGCCAGAAATTTCTCCAAGCCTTCCAGCGTCCCGACCAGGCCAATACCGTTCATCAGCATCAGAATGGTATCGTAGTTTTCGTCGGTAGTGGGCAGGTGAAACAGATCGTGACAGGCTACTTGCCGCACGCCGCGCTCTTCCATCACTTGGGCTGCACCCGGCGACACGTCCACGGCTTTTACCACAAACCCGCGGCTTTGCAGCTCCAGGGCGTGGCAGCCGGCCCCAGCACCCAAATCCAGCACGCGCCCGCGACACTCTTCCAGCGCCGTACGCTCGAGCTGGGGCATTTCCCACAGCGACCGAAAAAAATAGCTGGCCGGCAAGGGCTCGTCTTCGGCCACGTTGGAATGTACGGTGAGCGCGGCCTTTTTTTGACCGTTGAGATACGCTTGCAGGGCATGGCCCAGCACGTCGGGAGCAGTAGAATTTGGCATGGCACGAAGATACGGCGGGTTGAGAAAGCACCCGCCGAGCGGTATACGCAACCCCGCGGCACCGGGGAGAGTTATCGAGGTGTCACTGTGCTGTTACTTGTTATGTCTTCCTCCTTCGATCCTTCCAAACGCTACACCAAATCGACGCTGCCAACCAAAATCTGCGCGACGTGCGGGCGGCCGTTTGCCTATCGCAAAAAGTGGCGCGCGTGCTGGGACGAGGTAAAATATTGCGGCGAAAAGTGCCAGCGCAACCGCCCGAAGCCTTAGTCTATGTATCCTTCGCGTGGCGCTTTGCGTTGTTTGAGCAACCAACCACTCTCCTTCTTTCCGCCATGTCTAGCAACCTCGACTACCTTGATCCTGCTCTTGTTCCGCTCGAAGACAAAGTTCTTGCTTACCTCGAGGCCGAAGAAGATCTGCGCAAAACCACGATCGAGGCCCGCAACCTGCAAAGCCACGACCAAAGCGTAGAGCAATCGGCCCAGGAATTTGAGCAACGCCCCGCTACCGGCAACTTCGACCAGCACGCCGACGAAGTAGAGCAACGCCTGCAAAACATGCGCGACGACCTGGATATTCTGCGTCAGGAGATCATCGGGCTGCTTCCCGCGCGCAACGAGTTTGTAAAAGTAAACCTCGGCTACGGCCCCAGCCGCGTCGGGGCATTCAGCAAACCTGACCCTTCAAAGAAAGGCGGCGCTGAAGAGTATGAGCTACGGATTGTGCATTAAGCGATAGAGGCCAATCACCTATTGATAGCAATAAAAAGCCCCCGCTAACAACTTAGTGGGGGCTTTTTATATCCTATAACACAATGACAATCAATTTGTTATGTAGTAAGCCTAGGGATTTTCGGGCAGCAATAATGCGTCTTCGAAATTACCCAGAATTGGTTGGTCGCCGTTGGTAACGGCTTCGACGAGCAGCTTGCCGCCCACAAAAGCGCCTTTCCACGATTCGCCCATCCCGCCGAATACTTCCTCGCGGTCGCCGCGCGAACGCAGCTTGTTGATGCCCACTTTGAAGGCCCGAACTTCCTTGGCCGTGCGGCGGGCCAGCTTCTCGTCGTCGCTGGCAATGGCCGACACCAGGGCGCCGTTGGAGATGTTCATCTCCCCTACCAGCTCCTCTATGCGGTCCACGAGCACGATGCTGTCGATGGGCCCGAAGGGTTCTTTGAAGTACAGCTCGCTTTGGCGCGGCAGGTTTACCAGCGCCCGCGGGGCAAAATAGGCCGAGCGATCTTGGTCGGGCAAAAACAGGCTGTCGTCGAGCTGGCCTTCCAGCAACGGCGTAGCGCCAGTTTGCAACGCATTGACGTACAGGCGGTCCAGGTCTTTGGCTTGGTTGGCGTTGATAACCGGGCCAAAGGCCAGATCCGGCAACTTATCGTCAGCGTTGTCCACTAGCGTAGGGTTGCCCACGCGCAACGAGTGCATCACGTTCCAATACGTTTCCAGAAACTTAGGAAACTGCTGCCGCTGCACCACGAAGCGCACGTAAGCCGTGCAGCGCTGCTTGCCGTAGTCGTAGCCTTTCTTGAGCTGATCGGCCAGGGTTGCCCAATCAGAATAGTCCCAGATGCCGTAGGTGTTCACGCCTTCCATCTCCAGCATGTAGCGCTTGTGCACCGAACCGAGGGCGTCGGCGATGTTGCGACCATTGTAGCGCCCGCCCACAAACGACAGACAATCAACAGCTTGGTTTTTTACCAGCACGTCGCTCAGCTCGCCGCCGGGGCCACTTACGAGCGTAACGGGCAAGCCCGCCCGCCGGGCCAGCGCAAACGCCAGGCTCAGCGAAATAAAGCCGCCGTCGGTGGGCGTTTTGGCGATAACGGAATTACCGCACAGCACCTGCACCAGCACCGCATGCATGAGCACCGACATGGGGTAGTTCCAGGAAGCGATGTTCGACACCAACCCGATCGGGGTGCGCTTGCCGAGCATGTCCTCGATGCCATCGACGTACCATTGCACGCCGTCGATGCAGCGGTCGATGTCGGTGAAGCCCAGCTTGTAGGTTTTGCCGATCTCCCAGATGAGCAGCTTGCCGATCAGCTCGACGTGGTCACGCAACAAGTTCAGGCAGTCTTGCACTTTGGCGCGGCGCTCATCGAGGTCGGTTTTGCCCCACACGGCGGCTTCGCTTTTGGCAAATTCTACGGCACGTTGCGCCGTTGCGCCGTCGAGCATGGGCAGCGCGCCCAGCGTGCGGCCATCCACTGGCGAGACAAAATCGCGGGGCGTGCCGGGCTCCTGCCAACGGCCTTCCAGCAGGTTTAGAAAGTGACCGTTTTGGTCGAATATTTCGGGAGCGATTTGCTTGACCTGCGTCAGTAAGCCTTCGTATTCAACTTGGGGTGAAACGATTTTGGGCATGAGAAAGAAATGAGGTTTCGGGTATTGGCAGAGTTGGTT
This window encodes:
- a CDS encoding TetR/AcrR family transcriptional regulator, with protein sequence MGNSIFAMGLAYRRAFVDIKEMAKRGSELRTHMLHAAKAVFLETGFERASMDRIAAHAGTTKRTLYAHFVRKEDLFLAVFDLVLDLQLDHLKGPADYAHDPGQALVLFCARFLETVLSSKPIRLFRLAITEAERFPQGAVRLHEAMFENVQARVAHFLHERLGVADAESQTLAQGLLAQLLYPRFTRALFGADEPAATWSEELGASPAVDLNAIRQVVGSLVPLTA
- a CDS encoding NmrA family NAD(P)-binding protein — translated: MKIIVTGSLGHISEPLTKDLVAKGHAVTVISSKAERKAAIEALGATAAIGSLEDASFLAATFAGAEAVYAMVPPNMAAPDVLAYYRNVGHSYAQALEQAGVQRVVHLSSWGADLDRGTGFILGSHEVEGMLDKLPNVALTHLRAGSFYYNLFGFVGMIKGMGLIGSNYGGDDKIVWAHPQDIAAAAAEELTRAATTGTTVRYVASDERTATETAQALGAAIGKPDLQWLTFSDEQTQQGLEQAGIPAHIAANYVELGASIHNGTLRQDYDRHQPHVMGTVKVEDFAREFAAAF
- a CDS encoding class I SAM-dependent methyltransferase yields the protein MPNSTAPDVLGHALQAYLNGQKKAALTVHSNVAEDEPLPASYFFRSLWEMPQLERTALEECRGRVLDLGAGAGCHALELQSRGFVVKAVDVSPGAAQVMEERGVRQVACHDLFHLPTTDENYDTILMLMNGIGLVGTLEGLEKFLAHAHKLLAPGGQILATSSDISYLYEDEEGALVLNLNGPYYGEVEYTMSYGDEAGPTFQWLFADATILQDYAEAAGYEVDFLDEDEQGQYLVRMTLRA
- a CDS encoding DUF2256 domain-containing protein, with protein sequence MSSSFDPSKRYTKSTLPTKICATCGRPFAYRKKWRACWDEVKYCGEKCQRNRPKP
- a CDS encoding aldehyde dehydrogenase family protein — protein: MPKIVSPQVEYEGLLTQVKQIAPEIFDQNGHFLNLLEGRWQEPGTPRDFVSPVDGRTLGALPMLDGATAQRAVEFAKSEAAVWGKTDLDERRAKVQDCLNLLRDHVELIGKLLIWEIGKTYKLGFTDIDRCIDGVQWYVDGIEDMLGKRTPIGLVSNIASWNYPMSVLMHAVLVQVLCGNSVIAKTPTDGGFISLSLAFALARRAGLPVTLVSGPGGELSDVLVKNQAVDCLSFVGGRYNGRNIADALGSVHKRYMLEMEGVNTYGIWDYSDWATLADQLKKGYDYGKQRCTAYVRFVVQRQQFPKFLETYWNVMHSLRVGNPTLVDNADDKLPDLAFGPVINANQAKDLDRLYVNALQTGATPLLEGQLDDSLFLPDQDRSAYFAPRALVNLPRQSELYFKEPFGPIDSIVLVDRIEELVGEMNISNGALVSAIASDDEKLARRTAKEVRAFKVGINKLRSRGDREEVFGGMGESWKGAFVGGKLLVEAVTNGDQPILGNFEDALLLPENP